The uncultured Fretibacterium sp. genome contains the following window.
ACGGCGTCATCGTCGAGATTCTGGACCGCTATTTCCCCGGGGAGGGGGAGCCGGACGCCGGACGGGCTGCAGCGCGGATACGCGCCATCTTCGGCCCCGGCAGCGACGAGCAGGTGCGGCGCATCGACAGCCAGGCCGGCATGGAGCTGGTGCGGGACGAGATCGTCGCCTCCCTGAAGGCGCGTTACGACAAAAAGACCGAGGAGCTGACCCCGGAGGTCGCCGGGGGGCTGGTGCGCTACGTGGTGCTGAACACCCTGGACGACGCCTGGCGCGACCATCTCCTGGCGATGGACGAACTGAGGCGCGGAATCGGCCTCAGGGCCATAGGGCAGAAGGACCCGCTGCTGGAGTACCAGTTCGAGTCCTACAACCTCTTTCAGGAGATGATGCTGCGGGTGCGGGAGTCCTTTGCGGAACAGTTCTTCCGGGTCCGCGTGGTGACCGAGGAGGAGCGCCGCAGTCCCCGACGGGTCTCCGAGGGGCGCGATTTTGTCCTCCCCGGTTTTGGGCAGGGACATGAGGACGCCATGCCCGAGGAGCTTCCCCGCGGCGAGGGGCGGCCCGAGCCCATCCGCAAGGGTCCCCGGGTGGGGCGTAACGATCCCTGCCCCTGCGGCAGCGGAAAGAAGTACAAGCACTGCTGCGGCAAGGGCGCGTGAATTTCATCCGCTGGAGTCTTCCCACGTGCTTTTTCCCCTCAGGTATTGCCGTTGAGGGAGGAGTGCGTCGAGGGGGCGTCGGAATGAAGGTATGCCGGAATGAGGAAGGAGTGCGTCGAATGAGTCCGACGGTGAAGTTCTTGTCGAGAAAATTTTTGTTTTCTGGGGCCATCCTCGGAATCTTTCTTGGAATCTTTTTCCTGTGTCCGCCACCTGTGGGGGCGTCGGTCCCCGAGTACGACCTCGCGCGGATGCGGCAGGTGAACCCGGACTTCTCGACGTATCCCGACGCGCGGGGCATCGTCTGGCTCAAACGGGTCTCCTGCGGACCCGCCCCGGATGGGGGAATGGAACGGACCCATCTCTGGGTGCTGCTGGGGCGCAGCGGCCTGGAGGAGCGATGGCTGAACTGGGATATCCCCAATCCTCCGGGAGGGACCGCGAGGGTCCTGGAGGCGGGGGTCTATGCCTTCGATTCCGGCCGGAAGATCGCCGACGTCCTCCCCGCCGAGCGGGACCAGGGGGGCGTGACGATGCGCTCCGTGCGGTTCGAGGGGCTCCCCGAGACCTTCATCCTGGTCCTGTGCTGGCAGGACTCCTTCCCGGAGAATCTCTCCCTCGAGGACCTGGTCTGGACCCAAGAGGCGCTGCCCGTCTGGGAATCGATCGTCGAGGTCTCGGTGCCCGACGGGCGGCCCTTCTTCCATTATTCCTTTCAAAACCATCGTTCCTTCCAGAACGTCCGTCCCGAGGTGGAAAAGGGCAAGGGGAGGGCGGTCTATACCTGGCGGACCGTCAATGCCGCCCCCTTGGTCCCGGGGGGGCTCCGCGCCTCCACCCGGGGCGGGGTCGTCTTCGGCATGCGCCGGGGGGCCGAGGGACTCGCCAGGTTGATGCGGGACGAGGCCGCCGTTACCGTTCCTCAGGCCCCTTCAAAGGCCGTCGAGGGCTTCCGAAGGGGGACGGAGGCGGGAACAGCCGCCCTGCTCTCCTGGCTGTACGATCAGCCCGAGGCCATTCTCCCGGAGGGGTGCCGTCGGACGCTGCCCTCGGAGGGGCCCTGGACGGGCGGGGAAAAGCTCCTGATGGCCCATGCCTGGCTCAAGGAGCGGGGGGTGAACGCCCTTTTGCACTGGAGGACGGCCCTCGAGCCCGACGCGGACAGCCCCGTCTGTCCGGGGCTTCTGCTGGCCCCGGTCCTGGAGGTTCCCCCCTTCAAGGGCGCCAGGTTCAAGGAGAGCTTCTTCTGCGATATGGACGACGCCCCCAGGATGGGGAGGACCTCGCCCCTTCTGATGGGGCGCCGGATATTCGCCCCGGACGGGGAGGGACGCATTGCGGGCAGGAGGATACCGGAGGCGAAGGCATCGGAAAACCGGCTGCGCGCCCTCTTCGATCTGAGCCTGAGCCCCGGCGGGGCGCTGAGCGGTACGGTGCGCCTCCAGGCGCGCGGCGCATGGCGTTCCCTGTTCTTTCGCGCCTGGGAGGACGGCCGTGCGGGGGAGCTCCTTCCCTCGCTCTTCCGGAATCTGAGGGGCTACGAGGCTGCCGCACTCAAGGAGTCCGGCGGGGAGGCCGAGCTGGCCTTCCGCATCGGCGAGATGCCGGGGATCATGGGGATGCAGGGGAAGAACCTACTGGTCATCCTTCCGGCGTTCGTCCCCGAGTCCCTGCAATCCCTGCCCGGTGACTCCGTTCCCGTGGAGCTGGTCTTCCCCTTCCTGATGGAACAGAGGGTCAGCCTGCAGCTGCCCCCGGGGGTCGAAAAGGTGATGCTCCCCGCGGACACGGAACGCGCCTCCGGAAAGGTGCTCTATGGGGAAAACTTCAAGGCGTCCAAGCTGAAGAAGGTGACGGCGGAGGTCCGGCTCCAGGTTTCGGCGACGAGGCTGGCGGAGGAGGACGGAGCCTCTTTGAAGACGGCACTGGACCTTTGGCGCAATTTTTCGGCGCGCCCCCTGCCGTTGTTGATGAGGGGCAAGGAATAGGGGCGGGAGCGTCCGCTCGCCCTGCGGGCAAAAAGTTCTTTATATAAGGGAAAGGTAGTGCGGAGATGTCGGATGAATTGATGCGGGGTTCGGCCGTTTCCTACCCGAGGGAGGCTCTACTTCGGGCTGTCCGGAGCGTCGCGGAGGAGTTGGGGAAGCCCCTCCCGGAGGGGATGGCGTTCGAGCTGGAACGTCCCAGGCACGAGGGGCAGGGGGATCGTTCGGCCAGCGCCGCCATGCAGCTCTCCAAGGCGTTTTCCATGCCCCCGAGGACGTTGGCTGCCCGGATCGTCGGGCGGCTGAGCGAGGATGGAAGCGGTTTTTTCGATAAAATAGAGGTCGCCGGACCGGGGTTCATCAACTTTTTCCTCTCGAAAAAATGGTTTGCCTCCGCCGCGGACGAGGTCCTTTCCCTGGGAAATCGGTACGGTTCCTCGGACCTGGGGGGCGGGCGAAAGGTGCAGGTGGAGTTCGTCAGCGCCAACCCGACGGGGCCGCTGCACATCGGCCACGGCCGCGGCGCGGCGGTGGGGGACGTCGTCGCGGGCATCCTCGCCTTCACAGGCTGGAATGTCGAGCGGGAGTACTACATCAACGACGCGGGGCTCCAGATGGATATCCTGGGACGTTCCGCTCAGGCCCGCTACTTCGAGCTGGCGGGGCGCCCCGAACTTGCTCCCTTCCCCGAGAACGGCTACAAGGGCGCTTATATAAGAGACCTTGCCCGCACGGTCCTGGAGCGGGAGGGCGACCGTTTCCTGGCGGAGTCGCCCTCGGAGAGCCTGCCCTGGTTCAAGCGGTACGCGGGGGACGTCATCCTGGGGCGGATCAAGGAGGATCTGGGGCGTTTCGGGGTCCGCTTCGATGTCTGGTTCTCCGAGGCCACCCTTTACGAGCGGGATCTGGTGCGCCAGGCCATGGAGGACCTCAAGAGGCGCGACTTCGCCTTCGAGTCGGACGGCGCGCTCTGGTTCAAGACGACCGATTTCGAGGACGACAAGGACCGCGTACTGATCCGCAACAACGGGGCGCCCACCTATTTCGCGTCGGATATTGCCTATCATCGGGACAAGTTCGTGACTCGCGGGTTCGATCGGGTCATCGACGTGTGGGGGGCCGATCATCACGGCTATATTCCGAGGATGAAGGCTGGGGTGGAGGCCATCGGAAAGTCGGCCGACGACCTCGACGTGCTGCTGATCCAGCTGGTCAACCTGATGCGGGACGGCCATCCCGTGGCGATGTCGACCCGGTCGGGGGAGTTCGTCACCCTGAAGGAGGTCCTGGATGAGGTCGGCGTCGACGCCACGCGGTTCTTCTTCCTCATGCGCCGGAGCGACAGCCAGCTGGACTTCGACCTCGACCTCGCAAAAAAGCAGAGCAGCGACAACCCCGTCTATTACGTCCAGTACGCTCATGCCCGAATCTGCAGCGTCGTCCGGGAGTGGACGGCCCGTGGTGGCAGCGCGGACCGTCTGGGCTCGGACGGCGTTCCGATCCCCGAGAGCCTGTTCGAGGACGATGCGGCCCGCGGGCTGGCGGACTGTCTGGCGCTCTTTCCGCGGGAGGTGGAGAACGCGTCGCGGGACCTGGCCCCTCAGATGCTGACGGCCTATGCGGGGCTGCTGGCCGGCGCCTTCCATTCCTTCTACAACACCAACCGCATCCTGGGCGAGGCCGGGGAGGTGGAGCTCGGTCGTCTCAAGCTGGCGAACGCGGTGCGCATTGTCCTGCACACCTGCCTGAGCCTGCTGGGCGTGAGCGCCCCCGAGCGGATGTGACATGCCCCCCCTGCGAAGGATCGTGGTCGTCGCCTTCGTCCTCCTCCTCTTCCTCATTATAGGGACGCATTACTTCTTCGAATGGCGGAGGATCGACC
Protein-coding sequences here:
- the argS gene encoding arginine--tRNA ligase; this encodes MSDELMRGSAVSYPREALLRAVRSVAEELGKPLPEGMAFELERPRHEGQGDRSASAAMQLSKAFSMPPRTLAARIVGRLSEDGSGFFDKIEVAGPGFINFFLSKKWFASAADEVLSLGNRYGSSDLGGGRKVQVEFVSANPTGPLHIGHGRGAAVGDVVAGILAFTGWNVEREYYINDAGLQMDILGRSAQARYFELAGRPELAPFPENGYKGAYIRDLARTVLEREGDRFLAESPSESLPWFKRYAGDVILGRIKEDLGRFGVRFDVWFSEATLYERDLVRQAMEDLKRRDFAFESDGALWFKTTDFEDDKDRVLIRNNGAPTYFASDIAYHRDKFVTRGFDRVIDVWGADHHGYIPRMKAGVEAIGKSADDLDVLLIQLVNLMRDGHPVAMSTRSGEFVTLKEVLDEVGVDATRFFFLMRRSDSQLDFDLDLAKKQSSDNPVYYVQYAHARICSVVREWTARGGSADRLGSDGVPIPESLFEDDAARGLADCLALFPREVENASRDLAPQMLTAYAGLLAGAFHSFYNTNRILGEAGEVELGRLKLANAVRIVLHTCLSLLGVSAPERM